CGATTAACAGGCGATAAGAGTTTTTAACTAGTTGGGATAATTCATTATTTAACTCAGTCGCTCCTTCTAATGTTGCTTCTGTTCTAATAAATAATAGGTTTGGGGATGCGGACAAAGCTTCCATGAAACGATTGATTCGTTTTTGATATTTTTCTTGAACTTGCGGCAAACTTCCCAGGTGCTCCAATGTGTTAACATCTTTTTTAAAATCATGATTAAAGCCAATATTATATAGTTTATCATGTACAAGTATGTCATCCTCATTAACATACTGCAGCGGCTCTAGGTTTTCTTCTTTAAGAAAATCGGCGAAATTTGATTGAAATAAGATGATAATCTTAAATAAATTCGGTGTGCCTACCCAATCGAATGGTCCAGCTTGTTGTCTCAAATTAAATTTCCTCAATTTCAAAGCAGGAATGCAGTTTTCTCCTAAACTAAAAATTTGATTATATTCTCCTTTAATATCAGCAAGTTTCATTCGTTTTTCCCCTACGTTCAAATTTTTATAGTTTGTAAACATTTACTTTATACTATATTAAATGGTTATTTTTACAAAAGGCTAAGCTATATGTGGATAATTTTTAAAAAGGGCAATCATCACTAACAACTGGATAAATATGGACAGTTTTTTCTTCTTAAATAGGGGAATGTTTATAAGGAGGTGATAGTGATGGATGAAAAGAAAAAGTCAGGCCTAAATAATGCTCATACAAATATGGACAACCCTGAACAATATCCTACCGAAAACGAAAGCCTATTTGATAAGTTTGAAAGTGAACAAACAGTGGATTCATTGCCGATGGAAGATATAAAAGAAGAATATCGGGAAGAAAAAGCAAAGCATGATACGAAGAATACATCTTCTAGTGAAAAGAAATATAAAACAGGAATGTAATGAAGATAGCAATAGCAGCTGTATGTTTTAACAGCTGTTTTTTTTATTAATAGGAATATAAAAAAGACTCGGCATAATATTGCCGAGTCTAAAGTACGTTATGGCTTAAGTATGACTTTAATTACTTCATCCTGATGATCATTAAACATTTGATAGGCATTGCTGGCGTCATCAAGGGAAATTCGATGTGTAATGATTTCTGTCGGGTCAATTTCTCCTGTTGTTATCTTATCAAACAGCATTGGCATATAGTGAATAACAGGGGCTTGACCAGTTTTTATGTTAATATTTCGTTCAAATATTTGTCCTAATGGGAACATATTGTATTTAGAGCCGTAAACACCTGTTAATTGCATCGTTCCGAATTTACGAACAGCATTTAGTCCGATTTCTATAGCGCTTAATGTCCCGCCCTGGATTTTCAATTTTTGTCCGATTGCTTCCATTGTTGATTTTTTTCCATCCATTCCAACACAGTCAATCACGACATCTGCTCCACCGGCGGTTATTTCTTTGATGAAATTTCCTGCATCCTCATGTTCGTCAAAATTAATTGTTTCGACTTTATTCATGTTTTTGGCATGGTTTAAGCGGTAGGGGATATTATCAACAGCAATGACGCGCTTTGCACCTTTCATCCAGGCGAATTTTTGGGTCATTAAGCCGATAGGTCCGCAACCTAATACGACCACTGTGTCTCCTTTTTTTACTCCAGAGTTTTCGATACTCCAGTACGCTGTTGGCAGTACGTCAGACATAAACAGCAATGCTTCGTCTTCCAATTCGCAGTTTTCAGGAATTACAAATGGCATAAAGTTTCCGTATGGCACACGCAATAATTCTGCTTGGCCGCCTTGATAATCGCCGTAACGTTCTGTGAAGCCAAAGTATGCACCAGTATCGGTAATTTGCTTGTTTGGGTTAGAGTTATCACATTGACTTTCCATATCATGTTCACAATAATAACAGTGGCCGCATGAAATATTAAATGGAAGTACAACGCGGTCTCCTTTTTTGACTTTTGTTACCTCAGATCCTACTTCTTCGACTATTCCCATTGGTTCATGCCCAATTACATAGTCCTTCTCAGCAGGAATAGCGCCTTGATAGATATGCAAATCAGATCCGCAAATCGCTGTCGAAGTAATTCTGACAATAATATCGTCCTTTTTATGAAGCTTCGGATCTGCGACCTGCTTTACTTGTACATCTTTTGTTCCTTGAAACGTCACTGCTTTCATGTCAAAGTATCCTCCTCTTTAGTAGGTGTTACTTACTACTTACCCAAACTTTTATATGGCAAACTATTTTACTATAGAAATAGTCTTTATCAAGGAGGACGAAAAAACTGTCCTGTATGCAGGACAGTTTAAATCATTGTTTAAATTCATTCAATCTTTCATATGTTTCCAGCAAAAAGTCATAAAATAATTCCTCTGTTGGCAAAAGCTTTCTTTGCGTCGGATAGATGACACCAACCGTTCTGGTCAGATTGCTGTCTGCAATCGGAATAATAACGGTAGAGCGGGGCGTATTGTCGACCAGCGTCATCTCAGGCATTAATGCAACCCCTAAACCAGCGGACACTAACCCTTTTAATGCATCAATATCCTTGCCTTCAAAGGCAATACTCGGTGAGAAGTGAGCGTCCTTGCATGCTTGTACGACTTGTTCTCGAAAGACGAAACCTTCTGGCAGCACACAAAAGGGCTCATCCTTTAAGTCACGAAGTCTTATAGAGGCTCTGTTTGCTAATGGATGATGGTTTGGAACTAATGCAACAATATTTTCCGTGAAGAGGGTAGCTCCTTTAATCTTCGGCTCTTTTTCCTGATTTGGCATTGGCGCCATCATGGCTAAATTGAAATCACCTTTGATAACACCGTCGATTAAATCATAATAAAGAGCATTGCTCATTTGAAATTTAGCCTCAGGGTATCTTGTCCTAAATGCATAGATGATCGATGGCAATGTGTGTGCTGCCATACTGATTGGAAAGGCAATTCTGACGGTTCCTTTTTCAGGGTCTAAATATTCCTTTACCTCTCTTTTGGCATCCTCCATCATGTTCCACACCTGTTTCATTCGTTCAAAAAAGATTTTTCCTAAAGGTGTCAGCTTTACACGGCGGCCTTCGCGGATGAACAACTCGATTCCTAATTCCTCTTCTAAATTGAATATTTGCCTGCTGACAGAGGATTGCGCAATATGCAAAGCATCTGCTGCTTCTGTTACATGTTCCCGTTTTGCGACTTCTAAAAAGTATTGAATTTGCCTTGTTTCCATGTTTTCAACTCTCCTAATGCGTTTAACGCATGAATCTCATCCGAAATTAGTATTGGAACTATCAATTATAAAATTATAAAATGAAACCACATTTAAGAAAAGGGAATTTTCTAAAACTTAAAACATCTTTAGGAGCTGAGTTCGAATGAAAGTGGTGGAATATATGGAAGTAGCACAAACAAATGAAATTGAAATCGCAAAAGACTATGTTAATCATTTATATAAACAGGTAGTGGAGCGTAATCCCCATGAAATAGAATTCCACCAAGCGGTAAAGGAAGTACTGGACTCTTTAATTCCTGTTCTTGCGAAAAACCCTGAATATATAAAAAAATCTGTGCTGGACAGAATCGCAGAACCTGAACGGATGATTAGCTTTAGAGTGCCGTGGGTTGATGATAATGGTAATATCATGGTGAACAGAGGATTCCGCGTACAGTTTAACAGTGCGATTGGTCCTTACAAAGGCGGACTGCGTTTCCATCCGTCTGTTAATGCAAGTATTATTAAATTTCTAGGGTTTGAGCAAATTTTCAAAAACTCTCTAACTGGCCAGCCAATCGGCGGGGGGAAGGGCGGCTCTGATTTTGATCCAAAAGGAAAATCAGATATGGAAATTATGCGCTTTTGCCAAAGCTTTATGACAGAGCTAGCAAGACATATTGGCCCAGATACAGATGTGCCTGCTGGAGATATTGGTGTCGGAGCAAGAGAAATTGGTTATATGTTCGGCCAATATAAAAAACTGAAAGGCAGCTTTGAAGCAGGAGTGCTGACAGGAAAAGGCATCGGTTATGGAGGAAGTCTTGGCAGGAAAGAAGCAACTGGTTACGGTCTAGTTTATTTTGTCGAAGAGATGCTTAACAATAAAGGCTTAGGTTTTAAAGACAGCACTGTAGTCGTATCTGGTTCTGGAAATGTAAGCATATATGCAATGGAAAAGGCCATGCAGCTAGGCGCAAAAGTTGTAGCTTGCAGTGATTCAAGCGGCTATATTTACGACCCAAACGGAATTGACTTAAATACAGTAAAGCAATTAAAAGAAGCAGAATCTAAACGGATTTCAGAATATGTTAACGAGCATCCAAGCGCTACCTATTCTGAAGGCTGTGCAGGAATTTGGCAAGTCCCTTGTGATATTGCTTTGCCAAGTGCTACGCAAAATGAGCTGGACAAGGAAGCTGCCAATATCTTACTAAGTAATGGAGTAAAGGCAGTCGGTGAAGGTGCCAATATGCCGTCCACACAAGAGGCAGTCGATCTTTTTATTGAAAACAATGTTTTATTTGGACCAGCAAAAGCAGCGAATGCTGGCGGAGTTGCTGTGTCAGCATTGGAAATGGCACAAAATAGTGCAAGGCTTTCTTGGACACAGGAAGAAGTCGATCAAAAGCTCCAAGTAATTATGAAAGATATCTATAGTAAGAGTATGCAAGCTTCTGAAGAATATGATGTACCAGGCAATCTTGTAGCAGGTGCTAATATTGCAGGCTTTAAAAAAGTGGCTGATGCTATGCTCGAACAAGGTGTTATTTAAGTAAAAGTACAGAGATAAAAAAAGCAGGTCACTTTAAAAATGACCTGCTTTTAGTTATAGGAGGAGAATAACCTGTTCATTGAATTACTGGGAAATTACGGTTCCTCATTAATGTGGAAGAGCAGCTTATAAAGCTTTATTTAAGTTAATAACAGGAGTTTAAATATTAAGATTGAATCAAATAATAACCTTTTAACTTACGAAAAATAATATATTAGAATAGTATTTTTTTAAAGGGTTATGTTTGTTTAGATAGGTTATGGTGTATGCGGTTTTAATAAAATATATTCTTTTTGCATAGAATGTAAGGAAGGAACGTACAAATTGCATTTTTTATGAACGAAGCATATTGACTGATAGAGGAAGGAAAGAGTGCTTTATATAGGGATTTTTTCTTAAATGGCAGGTAGAATTAGAACTTATCCTTTTTAAAATGATGTAAATAGTATATAATTATCAGATAAAAGAAGATATTTTTATCTGTAAATAATTATAATAGATAACAAGAGTGTCATAATGAAAGACAGAAATGGTGTGTTCATATCGAGCGCCAGCATCCTTTCTGCGAATACAATAATGTAAAGGGAAGGTTAATATGAGCGAAAGAGAAACTAACACAGATGTTTTCTTAATTGGTACTGGAATTATGAGCGCAACATTGGGGACACTTCTGAAAGAATTAGTACCTGACTGGAAGATTACAGTATTTGAGAAGCTTGCTAACACTGGAGAGGAAAGTTCAAACGAATGGAACAACGCGGGAACAGGGCATGCGGCACTTTGTGAGCTGAACTATACGGTTGAAAAGCCAGATGGCTCCATCGATATTAGCAAAGCAATTAACATTAACGAACAGTTCCAATTATCCATGCAGTTTTGGTCTTATTTAGTAAACAGTAAGCGCATACATAACCCGAAAGACTTTATTATGCCATTACCGCATATGAGCTTAGTGGAAGGGAAAGAGAATGTAGAATTCTTAAGGAAAAGATTTAAAGCGCTGTCAAACAATCCCTTATTTCAAGGCATGGAGTATTCTGAAGATCCGCAAAAACTGAAAGAGTGGATTCCCCTCATCATGCAGGGAAGGAATATAGAAGAACCGATAGCAGCAACTAAAATTGATTCTGGAACAGATGTTAACTTCGGGGCATTAACAAGGATGTTATTTGATCATTTAGGCAGCAATGGTGTAAAGATTAAATACAAACATAGTGTTAATGATATAAAAAGGACTCGTGATGGCTTATGGGAGCTAACAGTCAGAAATCTTGAGCGAGGAACGGTCGAACGCCATAAGGCTAAGTTTGTCTTTATCGGAGGCGGAGGCGGAAGCTTGCATCTTCTTCAAAAAACCGGTATCCCTGAAAGCAAGCATATTGGAGGATTCCCGGTAAGCGGAATTTTTATGGTGTGCAACAATCCAGCTATCGTTGAGCAGCATCATGCAAAAGTTTACGGCAAGGCAAAGGTTGGCGCACCGCCAATGTCTGTTCCTCATCTAGATACAAGATTTATTGATAATAAAAAATCGTTGTTATTCGGACCTTTTGCCGGCTTTTCACCAAAGTTTTTGAAAACTGGTTCTATGTTTGATTTAATCACCTCTGTGAAGCCAGACAACATTATCACAATGTTATCAGCAGGTGCAAAAAATATGGGATTGACTAAATACTTAATTCAGCAAG
This DNA window, taken from Niallia sp. Man26, encodes the following:
- a CDS encoding DUF1796 family putative cysteine peptidase, giving the protein MKLADIKGEYNQIFSLGENCIPALKLRKFNLRQQAGPFDWVGTPNLFKIIILFQSNFADFLKEENLEPLQYVNEDDILVHDKLYNIGFNHDFKKDVNTLEHLGSLPQVQEKYQKRINRFMEALSASPNLLFIRTEATLEGATELNNELSQLVKNSYRLLIVNHAPVKEIIEQDWGISNVCVLELPNDEIWDGNDHLWQSIFEGITLVK
- a CDS encoding zinc-dependent alcohol dehydrogenase, yielding MKAVTFQGTKDVQVKQVADPKLHKKDDIIVRITSTAICGSDLHIYQGAIPAEKDYVIGHEPMGIVEEVGSEVTKVKKGDRVVLPFNISCGHCYYCEHDMESQCDNSNPNKQITDTGAYFGFTERYGDYQGGQAELLRVPYGNFMPFVIPENCELEDEALLFMSDVLPTAYWSIENSGVKKGDTVVVLGCGPIGLMTQKFAWMKGAKRVIAVDNIPYRLNHAKNMNKVETINFDEHEDAGNFIKEITAGGADVVIDCVGMDGKKSTMEAIGQKLKIQGGTLSAIEIGLNAVRKFGTMQLTGVYGSKYNMFPLGQIFERNINIKTGQAPVIHYMPMLFDKITTGEIDPTEIITHRISLDDASNAYQMFNDHQDEVIKVILKP
- a CDS encoding LysR family transcriptional regulator; the encoded protein is METRQIQYFLEVAKREHVTEAADALHIAQSSVSRQIFNLEEELGIELFIREGRRVKLTPLGKIFFERMKQVWNMMEDAKREVKEYLDPEKGTVRIAFPISMAAHTLPSIIYAFRTRYPEAKFQMSNALYYDLIDGVIKGDFNLAMMAPMPNQEKEPKIKGATLFTENIVALVPNHHPLANRASIRLRDLKDEPFCVLPEGFVFREQVVQACKDAHFSPSIAFEGKDIDALKGLVSAGLGVALMPEMTLVDNTPRSTVIIPIADSNLTRTVGVIYPTQRKLLPTEELFYDFLLETYERLNEFKQ
- the gdhA gene encoding NADP-specific glutamate dehydrogenase gives rise to the protein MKVVEYMEVAQTNEIEIAKDYVNHLYKQVVERNPHEIEFHQAVKEVLDSLIPVLAKNPEYIKKSVLDRIAEPERMISFRVPWVDDNGNIMVNRGFRVQFNSAIGPYKGGLRFHPSVNASIIKFLGFEQIFKNSLTGQPIGGGKGGSDFDPKGKSDMEIMRFCQSFMTELARHIGPDTDVPAGDIGVGAREIGYMFGQYKKLKGSFEAGVLTGKGIGYGGSLGRKEATGYGLVYFVEEMLNNKGLGFKDSTVVVSGSGNVSIYAMEKAMQLGAKVVACSDSSGYIYDPNGIDLNTVKQLKEAESKRISEYVNEHPSATYSEGCAGIWQVPCDIALPSATQNELDKEAANILLSNGVKAVGEGANMPSTQEAVDLFIENNVLFGPAKAANAGGVAVSALEMAQNSARLSWTQEEVDQKLQVIMKDIYSKSMQASEEYDVPGNLVAGANIAGFKKVADAMLEQGVI
- a CDS encoding malate:quinone oxidoreductase, which codes for MSERETNTDVFLIGTGIMSATLGTLLKELVPDWKITVFEKLANTGEESSNEWNNAGTGHAALCELNYTVEKPDGSIDISKAININEQFQLSMQFWSYLVNSKRIHNPKDFIMPLPHMSLVEGKENVEFLRKRFKALSNNPLFQGMEYSEDPQKLKEWIPLIMQGRNIEEPIAATKIDSGTDVNFGALTRMLFDHLGSNGVKIKYKHSVNDIKRTRDGLWELTVRNLERGTVERHKAKFVFIGGGGGSLHLLQKTGIPESKHIGGFPVSGIFMVCNNPAIVEQHHAKVYGKAKVGAPPMSVPHLDTRFIDNKKSLLFGPFAGFSPKFLKTGSMFDLITSVKPDNIITMLSAGAKNMGLTKYLIQQVMLSKEQRMEELREFIPNAKLEDWDLVVAGQRVQVIKDTEDGGKGTLQFGTEVITASDGSIAALLGASPGASTAVHVMLEVIQKCFPQHFNEWESKIKEMIPSYGLSLMENPILLEEVHHATAEALLSSAKEPIL